A region from the Candidatus Electrothrix scaldis genome encodes:
- a CDS encoding SIR2 family protein: MPRIKKRGKGKAQVPGWRRNIIEQLREGKVLPIVGNAMHNDLLLQGHQQSVEAYRDFLAEEHGYLPACIKDLSLPGLARYHTIMLGSAEGRRLPGAELAVKREYLNFIKNRLFDLVEASDTEGMMTGLLEEEEAQFDQHDFSLMAANLGRPAFAAPDADPLLILASFDIPIYITTSYHCFLEQALWAAGKKPRTGLCSWWSFDPNLVLPVPDLFADDYEPSFLEPLVYHLHGLDSCPESLVLSEDDYLAFLVNISQDQVNSSQENKMIHPRLRHALSDSSLMVLGYDLGDWDFRSLLYGLIKRRPAQPRNQSVCDLQLQPSPEDLAFLERYMSDVDFEVFQGDFAEYLRQVYVDLQR; the protein is encoded by the coding sequence ATGCCAAGAATCAAGAAGAGAGGAAAAGGAAAGGCGCAGGTTCCCGGCTGGCGGCGGAATATTATTGAGCAGTTGCGGGAGGGCAAGGTTTTGCCCATTGTCGGTAATGCGATGCATAATGATTTGCTGCTCCAGGGGCATCAGCAAAGTGTGGAGGCATACCGTGACTTTCTTGCTGAGGAGCACGGGTATCTTCCGGCCTGCATCAAGGACCTTTCTCTTCCGGGCCTTGCCCGTTACCATACTATTATGCTCGGGTCTGCCGAGGGCAGGCGTTTGCCAGGCGCGGAACTCGCCGTGAAGCGGGAATACCTTAACTTTATTAAGAACCGCCTCTTTGATCTTGTTGAAGCCAGTGACACAGAGGGCATGATGACTGGCTTGCTGGAAGAGGAAGAGGCCCAGTTTGATCAGCACGATTTTTCCCTGATGGCCGCCAATCTCGGGCGACCTGCCTTTGCTGCGCCGGATGCGGATCCTCTCCTGATCCTTGCCAGCTTTGATATTCCCATCTATATCACCACCTCGTATCATTGTTTTTTGGAACAGGCCCTCTGGGCGGCAGGAAAGAAACCCCGCACCGGGCTCTGTTCCTGGTGGTCTTTTGATCCAAATCTGGTGCTTCCTGTCCCGGACCTCTTTGCTGATGATTATGAACCCAGCTTTCTGGAACCCCTGGTCTATCATCTGCACGGCCTGGACAGTTGCCCTGAGTCCCTGGTGCTGAGTGAGGACGATTATCTTGCTTTTCTGGTGAATATCTCTCAGGATCAGGTCAACAGCTCGCAGGAGAACAAGATGATTCATCCCCGCCTGCGCCATGCCCTGAGTGATTCCTCCCTGATGGTGTTGGGCTATGACCTTGGTGATTGGGATTTCCGTTCCCTGCTCTACGGATTGATTAAACGACGGCCTGCCCAACCTCGGAATCAGAGCGTCTGCGACCTCCAGTTGCAGCCTTCACCGGAAGATCTGGCCTTTCTGGAGCGTTATATGAGTGATGTGGATTTTGAGGTTTTTCAGGGGGATTTTGCGGAATATCTACGACAGGTGTATGTGGATTTGCAGCGGTAG
- a CDS encoding WD40 repeat domain-containing protein → MNNPYIGPRSFAREQRDRFFGRSREARNLLSLVISERLVLFYAQSGAGKTSLLNTSLIPSLEENERAVLPVGRVSGELPAGLDDVDNIFVFNLLTHLDQSNTDPACFARMELKDFLEHLSSADGETYAYDPAEAEEGEGSNDDADDEEMLLYVLIIDQFEEILTDHPERWKDRAGFFRQLDQAMRHDPGLFVVLTLREDYVAALESYAPFLTDRMRSRFYMERMERKAALAAVTGPAKKYGRPFAPGAAEALVDNLSLIRSSRSAEPRPGQYIEPVQLQVVCFQLWRNLPPGEEITLEEVEQIGNIDHALADFYEQALAETLQASGGSELELRQWFDRKLITEAGTRGTVFQGEEATGGMNNRAVRLLEDRFLVRAESRAGAVWYELVHDRFVEPIRQANQEWLERQGPLLRDALAWIESNKTDQSLLYTGEKLAKVLAERAERNVLEPVITEFLEDSQARQTWLDEKEEANQRFRKWFKVAVVVAAVAIIASLWAGWATDEARRATKQAKVAEKAAIISQKATEKALDQLRKTETLNIGMALNAKAEVAESKGSRLYANLYSIYAMDKLGKNNRDSNAYMDAVIRAQANPVPVPAFVGHHADDVRSVAFSPDGRTAASASYDNTINIWDVSTGTQLNVLKGHTDWISTIAFSFDGSLLASGAKDKSISIWKVSTGECLHILKGHTGMIRNVAFSDAGYLLASSSKDNTIRIWDVFTGQRLHKIEVDKAGGASSISFLPGSQIFAAGCYDGTIGIWDAQIGKRLNTLDGYKSYVLSVAFSSNGRLLAAGSFGTIDVWDIKNSYRMRTIKTDDNLMVYSLSFSPDGQTLAAGIFTNSILMVDVENGQYISTLEGMTSGRSIAFSSDGQTIVASGSWNNTTGFWEITPGRVRNLKGHTGRVITIWFSPDSRNVTSVARDKTIGIWDSATGRRLQKIHLEKMTGTDDVRFSPDGHMFAAGSWNSNRIRLGEVSSGKWLRTLDGHNDQVDNVLFFPENRLLASVSSDESIKIWDVRSGECLRTLQLEKGTKGGVSFSPTGRIFTANLNDEAIGIWNLNTGERLLTLPGESGDSTFSSDGQLLAVRDSKYRFITIWDTSTGQRLHTLKIHNDSVLWVIFSPDGRFLATSSLDRVITIWDVRTGKQIDTLREDNIANESIIAFSPDGKTLAFTTDDNAIGLWDLEPTINEFSGISLDENGEYKIDLDTLPYKLEGLELQPIKEKQSGPNKPAHWSRYHPFHWLPAAEKGDSNAMLQIGIIYDRNNDITRALRWYGKAIKAGNEQAGKQQGILLHWLEDKENWQTVPGPFRTTFCKAKDEFELPSSVLTRCTTQEEEHP, encoded by the coding sequence ATGAATAATCCCTACATCGGTCCTCGTTCTTTTGCCCGCGAGCAGAGGGACCGTTTTTTCGGGCGCTCCCGCGAGGCGCGCAATCTCCTCTCTCTGGTTATTTCCGAGCGGCTGGTGCTGTTCTATGCCCAGTCCGGTGCGGGCAAGACCTCTCTGCTCAACACCTCTCTGATCCCTTCTCTGGAAGAAAATGAGCGCGCGGTTCTGCCTGTGGGGCGGGTGAGCGGGGAACTGCCTGCCGGGCTTGACGATGTGGATAATATCTTTGTCTTCAATCTTCTGACCCATCTTGACCAGAGCAATACCGATCCAGCCTGTTTTGCCCGGATGGAACTGAAGGATTTCCTGGAGCATCTCAGCAGCGCGGACGGGGAAACCTATGCCTATGATCCTGCGGAGGCTGAGGAAGGGGAGGGGAGTAATGATGATGCGGATGATGAGGAAATGTTGCTCTATGTGCTCATCATTGATCAGTTTGAGGAGATCCTGACAGATCACCCTGAGCGCTGGAAGGATCGGGCCGGTTTTTTCCGCCAGCTGGATCAGGCCATGCGCCATGATCCGGGCCTTTTTGTTGTGCTGACCCTGCGTGAGGATTATGTCGCAGCCCTGGAATCGTATGCTCCGTTCCTGACGGACCGGATGCGCTCCCGTTTTTATATGGAGCGGATGGAGCGCAAGGCGGCCCTGGCAGCGGTGACCGGCCCGGCGAAGAAATACGGCAGGCCCTTTGCACCGGGTGCGGCGGAAGCTCTGGTGGATAATCTGAGTCTGATCCGTTCCTCCCGTAGCGCAGAACCCCGTCCTGGTCAGTACATTGAACCGGTCCAGTTGCAGGTGGTCTGTTTTCAGCTTTGGCGTAACCTGCCGCCGGGTGAGGAAATAACCCTGGAGGAGGTTGAGCAGATCGGCAATATAGATCATGCCCTGGCTGATTTTTATGAGCAGGCTCTGGCCGAGACCTTGCAGGCGAGCGGGGGATCAGAGCTGGAGTTACGCCAGTGGTTCGACAGGAAGCTGATTACCGAGGCGGGTACGCGGGGTACGGTCTTTCAGGGAGAGGAGGCAACCGGAGGGATGAATAACCGGGCTGTACGTTTGCTGGAAGATCGCTTTCTTGTCCGGGCCGAGAGCCGCGCCGGGGCGGTCTGGTACGAGCTGGTCCATGATCGCTTTGTTGAGCCGATTCGGCAGGCGAATCAGGAATGGTTGGAACGGCAGGGGCCATTGCTGCGCGATGCCTTGGCTTGGATTGAAAGTAACAAAACAGACCAAAGCCTGCTCTATACCGGAGAAAAGCTGGCAAAGGTCTTGGCTGAACGAGCCGAACGGAATGTGCTGGAGCCGGTGATTACGGAGTTTTTGGAGGATTCTCAAGCACGGCAGACTTGGTTGGATGAGAAGGAGGAGGCAAACCAGAGATTCCGCAAGTGGTTTAAAGTTGCGGTGGTAGTTGCTGCTGTGGCGATCATTGCGAGTTTGTGGGCGGGCTGGGCAACAGATGAGGCAAGAAGGGCTACGAAACAGGCGAAAGTGGCTGAAAAGGCGGCGATTATATCTCAAAAGGCGACTGAAAAGGCTCTGGATCAGCTTCGTAAAACCGAGACATTGAATATAGGCATGGCCCTGAATGCTAAGGCCGAAGTGGCGGAGAGCAAGGGGAGCAGATTGTATGCGAATTTGTACTCAATCTACGCTATGGATAAGCTGGGAAAAAATAACAGAGATAGCAATGCATACATGGACGCAGTTATCCGGGCACAGGCTAATCCGGTTCCGGTACCTGCATTTGTTGGTCATCATGCTGATGATGTACGAAGCGTTGCCTTTTCACCTGATGGACGCACTGCAGCCTCTGCTTCATATGATAATACCATAAACATCTGGGACGTATCTACAGGTACCCAGCTTAACGTTTTGAAAGGACATACGGATTGGATATCCACTATCGCCTTTTCCTTTGACGGTAGCTTGCTCGCCTCTGGGGCAAAGGATAAGAGTATCAGTATTTGGAAGGTATCTACTGGCGAATGCTTGCATATTTTGAAAGGGCATACAGGTATGATACGTAATGTTGCCTTTTCAGATGCAGGATACCTTCTCGCATCAAGTTCCAAGGATAATACTATTCGTATCTGGGATGTCTTCACGGGACAGCGCCTACACAAGATAGAAGTCGATAAAGCTGGTGGAGCCAGCAGTATATCGTTTCTTCCAGGTAGCCAAATTTTTGCTGCTGGCTGCTATGATGGAACAATAGGTATATGGGATGCGCAGATAGGCAAACGTCTAAACACGTTAGATGGGTATAAAAGTTATGTGCTCAGTGTTGCCTTTTCTTCAAATGGCAGACTGCTTGCCGCAGGCTCTTTTGGAACAATTGACGTTTGGGATATCAAAAACAGCTACCGTATGCGCACTATTAAGACTGATGACAATTTGATGGTCTACAGCTTGTCTTTTTCTCCTGATGGGCAAACACTTGCGGCGGGAATTTTTACTAACTCGATCCTTATGGTTGACGTTGAAAATGGTCAGTATATTTCTACGTTAGAAGGTATGACGTCTGGGCGTAGTATTGCTTTTTCTTCCGATGGTCAGACTATTGTTGCTTCTGGATCTTGGAATAATACCACAGGTTTTTGGGAAATAACTCCAGGCAGGGTTCGTAATTTGAAAGGACATACGGGACGTGTGATTACTATATGGTTTTCTCCTGACAGTCGCAATGTTACTTCTGTAGCGAGAGATAAAACTATCGGTATATGGGATAGTGCTACAGGTCGACGTTTGCAGAAAATACATTTAGAAAAAATGACAGGAACTGATGACGTGAGGTTTTCCCCTGACGGCCACATGTTTGCTGCTGGCTCATGGAATAGTAATAGAATTCGTCTTGGTGAAGTTTCCTCAGGTAAATGGCTAAGGACTCTTGATGGGCACAATGATCAGGTTGATAATGTTTTGTTTTTTCCTGAAAATCGATTGCTTGCTTCTGTATCTTCAGATGAGAGTATAAAAATATGGGATGTACGGTCAGGAGAATGTCTAAGAACTTTGCAGTTAGAGAAGGGGACTAAGGGAGGTGTATCTTTCTCTCCAACTGGCCGTATTTTTACCGCTAACCTCAATGACGAAGCTATTGGTATCTGGAACCTCAACACCGGAGAACGATTACTAACCTTGCCAGGAGAGAGTGGGGATAGCACATTCTCATCAGATGGTCAACTGCTTGCTGTCCGTGACTCAAAGTATAGATTTATAACTATTTGGGATACATCTACTGGGCAACGTCTGCATACTTTGAAAATCCACAACGATAGCGTACTTTGGGTGATTTTTTCTCCCGACGGACGGTTCCTTGCTACAAGTTCACTTGACAGAGTCATCACTATATGGGATGTGAGAACAGGAAAACAGATTGACACGTTGAGAGAAGATAATATTGCCAACGAGAGCATCATAGCCTTTTCTCCTGACGGCAAAACCCTCGCCTTCACCACCGACGACAACGCCATCGGCCTCTGGGACCTGGAACCCACGATTAACGAATTCTCCGGCATTTCCCTTGACGAAAACGGCGAATACAAAATCGACCTGGATACCCTACCCTATAAACTGGAAGGCCTGGAACTGCAACCCATCAAAGAAAAACAATCCGGCCCGAATAAACCTGCCCACTGGAGCCGCTACCACCCCTTCCACTGGCTGCCTGCTGCTGAAAAAGGCGACAGCAACGCCATGTTGCAAATCGGTATTATCTACGACCGCAATAATGACATCACCCGCGCCCTGCGCTGGTACGGCAAGGCCATCAAGGCTGGAAACGAACAGGCTGGAAAGCAGCAGGGCATCCTTCTCCACTGGCTGGAGGATAAAGAAAATTGGCAGACCGTGCCCGGTCCATTCCGAACCACCTTCTGCAAGGCAAAGGATGAGTTCGAACTGCCTTCCTCTGTGCTGACTCGTTGCACAACTCAGGAAGAGGAGCATCCATGA
- a CDS encoding thermonuclease family protein, which translates to MRKILRCFCLGWLLPDSAHNWKGEVVNVADGDTINVRRGKETVRIRLYGVDCPESRQKYGSEATEFARKLILGKKVRVEAVDTDQYGRTVGLVYVGHKLLNRELIRAGCAWVYSSCCKKQPLCRELTKLEERARKKKVGLWRDKRPTPPREWRKKHHRSQRGD; encoded by the coding sequence ATGAGAAAAATTTTGCGATGCTTCTGCCTGGGGTGGTTGCTTCCTGACTCTGCTCACAACTGGAAAGGCGAAGTGGTCAACGTAGCAGACGGTGATACCATCAATGTAAGGCGAGGGAAGGAAACAGTCAGGATACGGCTGTACGGTGTTGACTGCCCAGAAAGTAGGCAGAAATACGGAAGCGAGGCTACCGAGTTTGCACGAAAGCTTATCCTGGGGAAAAAAGTGCGGGTGGAAGCTGTGGATACAGACCAGTATGGTCGCACCGTCGGTTTGGTCTATGTCGGTCATAAATTGCTCAACCGGGAATTGATCCGGGCTGGTTGTGCCTGGGTCTATTCCTCTTGCTGCAAAAAGCAACCACTCTGCCGGGAACTTACTAAATTGGAAGAGAGAGCAAGAAAGAAGAAGGTTGGTCTCTGGCGGGATAAAAGGCCTACTCCTCCCCGGGAGTGGCGGAAGAAACATCACAGGAGTCAGAGAGGGGACTGA
- a CDS encoding AAA family ATPase, translated as MNALKKLPVGLQSFPELIEEGYIYVDKPRLIFRMITSRKAVFLSRLRRFGKSLLGSTRDFFRDVGSCLRTSAKARWSLTSL; from the coding sequence ATGAATGCACTGAAAAAACTCCCTGTCGGCCTGCAAAGTTTTCCTGAGCTTATTGAGGAAGGCTATATCTACGTCGATAAGCCCCGGCTGATCTTTCGGATGATCACGAGTAGGAAAGCGGTCTTTCTTTCCCGTCTCCGTCGCTTTGGCAAATCCTTGCTGGGCTCCACACGGGACTTTTTCAGGGACGTAGGGAGCTGTTTGCGAACCTCTGCAAAAGCAAGGTGGAGTTTGACCAGCCTTTGA
- a CDS encoding ice-binding family protein yields MEKIYALFQSSDRAKRMMTGLLGLLFALVVLFSSDSFAVPVSTTIANTAPDLTVSRVCPVPWLFLLLLNNKNAHLGPSPVDLGDAGTFAILSKTGITDDPQSPVVGDVGTSPITGAALHLTCAEVTGNIYTVDAAGPLPCSTTNATFLTSAVGDMELAYDDAAGRVLPDFTELGAGEIGGLTLVPGLYSWSSTLLISTDVTLSGGPDDVWIFQVAGDLKQSSFAQVTLASGALAKNIFWQVADSVTLGTYAHFEGIILGKTGIAVNTGASVNGRLLAQTAVTLQQNAITAPAD; encoded by the coding sequence ATGGAAAAAATATATGCGTTGTTCCAGTCGTCGGATCGGGCGAAACGGATGATGACAGGCCTGCTGGGCCTGCTCTTCGCGCTTGTTGTCCTGTTCTCCTCGGATTCATTTGCCGTTCCGGTCTCGACCACGATTGCCAACACTGCTCCCGACCTGACGGTCTCCCGAGTCTGTCCGGTACCCTGGCTGTTCTTATTATTACTGAACAACAAAAATGCTCATCTCGGTCCGTCTCCGGTTGATCTGGGTGACGCAGGAACGTTCGCGATTCTGAGTAAAACCGGGATTACCGACGACCCGCAATCCCCCGTTGTCGGGGATGTCGGAACAAGTCCCATCACCGGTGCGGCTCTTCATCTCACCTGCGCGGAAGTAACAGGAAATATTTATACCGTTGATGCAGCCGGACCGCTGCCCTGCTCGACGACCAACGCCACTTTTCTGACCTCGGCTGTGGGCGATATGGAACTTGCCTATGACGATGCCGCAGGACGTGTTCTGCCCGATTTTACTGAACTGGGTGCCGGTGAGATCGGCGGGTTGACCCTGGTGCCCGGCCTCTATAGCTGGAGTTCGACTCTTCTGATCAGCACGGATGTCACCCTGTCGGGCGGCCCGGACGATGTCTGGATCTTCCAGGTGGCGGGAGATCTGAAGCAGAGTAGTTTTGCGCAGGTGACGCTGGCCAGCGGCGCCCTTGCCAAGAATATCTTCTGGCAGGTGGCCGACTCGGTAACGCTCGGAACCTATGCCCACTTTGAAGGTATCATCCTTGGCAAAACCGGGATCGCCGTGAACACAGGAGCATCGGTGAACGGCAGGTTGCTGGCGCAAACCGCAGTCACCTTGCAGCAGAATGCGATTACGGCTCCGGCTGACTGA
- a CDS encoding ice-binding family protein: MNAFKRHSNTLLVAVLLGVFTAGTANAAGPSPVQLGTAGTFAILSKTGITNVYQSKIVGNVGTSPITGTSLLLTCEEVTGKVYTVDAADNLPCATVDATSLTSAVGDMGLAYNNAAGRVSPDFTEMGAGEIGGLTLAPGLYSWSSDLKISTDVTLAGGPNDVWIFQVAGKLNQSNSTRVTLTGGALAKNIIWQVAGSVTLGTNAHFAGIVLGKTLIAVNTGTSVTGRLLAQTAVTLQQNAITAP; the protein is encoded by the coding sequence ATGAACGCATTTAAAAGACATTCAAATACATTACTTGTGGCAGTACTGCTCGGTGTTTTCACGGCCGGAACAGCAAACGCCGCTGGCCCGTCACCGGTACAGCTCGGCACAGCGGGAACTTTCGCCATTCTCAGCAAGACCGGCATCACCAATGTGTATCAATCAAAAATTGTCGGTAATGTCGGAACGAGTCCCATTACCGGCACATCTCTTCTTCTCACCTGCGAGGAAGTAACAGGGAAAGTCTACACTGTTGACGCCGCTGATAATCTGCCCTGCGCAACAGTTGACGCTACGTCCCTGACCTCGGCTGTAGGAGATATGGGGCTTGCTTACAACAACGCAGCAGGAAGGGTTTCTCCCGACTTCACTGAAATGGGTGCCGGTGAAATCGGTGGCCTGACCCTCGCTCCTGGTCTCTACAGCTGGAGTTCGGATCTTAAGATCAGCACGGATGTTACCTTGGCAGGTGGCCCGAACGATGTCTGGATCTTCCAGGTAGCGGGCAAGCTGAATCAGAGTAACTCTACGCGAGTGACCCTGACCGGCGGTGCCTTGGCCAAGAATATCATCTGGCAGGTAGCTGGCTCGGTAACGCTCGGAACCAATGCCCACTTTGCAGGCATCGTCCTTGGTAAAACGCTGATCGCCGTGAACACGGGAACATCGGTTACCGGCAGACTGTTGGCACAGACCGCTGTTACCTTGCAGCAGAATGCAATTACAGCACCGTAA
- a CDS encoding AAA family ATPase → MPPHITEKIRGIVQRITYHNQDNGWSVLRVSPFDAQGETVTVTVHQMQVFAGATMEFSGSWTVHPKFGRQFKANEATELKPASAGALEKYLGSGLIKGVGPKTAQKIVRHFGKETLEVFEERIERLTEVPGIAEKKLTSISAAWQEHRAVRDVMLFLQSHGISTLFAVRIYKQYGDNSIVLVSENPYRLAADFYGIGFFSADKVALSIGFAPDSPLRITAAIRHSLSASREQGHCYLTQEQIAKQVNKLLEMNLTDQIALFLHEMEQDDALRVRLLVTRTDSDATQEPERCYYSKTLYYDEDYVATRLRKLTRSLEHDPARIASWLARYAEQTGVLLSDEQAAAVRSIAGCQCAILTGGPGCGKTTTTKVLVALLQAMGRSVLLAAPTGRAAQRMGEVIGMEAKTIHRLLEFQGNGFKRNEENPLQTDVLILDECSMLDISLSASLLRAVSDETAILFIGDADQLPSVGAGNVLRDMIASTVIPTHTLKTIFRQAEQSQIITFAHQINRGEAPKIDSPFKKPELWNGADCFFIDSDEATKAQLSFIARTKQHLQTVEEREKASADPFAFDEESLATSYQGFELPEQFQHVNLQALSTAEGPAGELAVVAKKVHPWSSLYYGMTAVDVVQRLYTEWIPKYCGPHCEIQVLSPMIRGSLGTASLNKTLQQAVNPGQQGKAEIMVGEKIFRVGDRVIHRRNNYDLGVFNGDIGRITGVNNEAMTLQVCFFPDQREVEYQREQITELELAYAITIHKSQGSEFEVVILPVLTQHFRMLFRNLVYTGLTRARKLAVFVGTRKALAMAVNNQDTGLRQTALQELLR, encoded by the coding sequence ATGCCCCCCCATATTACCGAAAAAATCCGAGGCATAGTCCAGCGCATCACCTACCATAACCAGGATAACGGCTGGTCTGTGCTCCGAGTTTCGCCCTTTGATGCCCAGGGCGAGACCGTCACGGTGACCGTCCACCAGATGCAGGTCTTTGCCGGGGCCACAATGGAGTTTTCCGGTTCCTGGACCGTACATCCCAAGTTCGGTCGCCAGTTCAAGGCCAACGAGGCCACAGAGTTGAAACCGGCCTCTGCCGGGGCCTTGGAAAAATACCTTGGTTCCGGTCTGATCAAAGGGGTCGGGCCCAAGACGGCGCAGAAGATTGTCCGTCATTTCGGCAAGGAGACCCTGGAGGTCTTTGAGGAGCGGATCGAACGCCTCACTGAGGTGCCGGGCATTGCCGAGAAAAAGCTCACCTCCATCAGCGCGGCCTGGCAGGAGCACCGGGCCGTTCGTGACGTGATGCTCTTTCTCCAATCCCACGGCATCTCCACCCTCTTTGCCGTGCGTATCTACAAACAGTATGGCGATAACTCCATCGTCTTGGTCTCGGAAAATCCTTACCGTCTGGCAGCGGACTTCTACGGGATCGGCTTCTTCTCTGCTGACAAGGTGGCCCTGTCCATTGGCTTTGCCCCGGATTCACCTCTGCGCATTACAGCGGCCATCCGCCATTCCCTGTCCGCCAGCCGGGAACAGGGACATTGCTACCTCACTCAGGAGCAGATCGCCAAGCAGGTCAATAAGCTGTTGGAGATGAACCTGACTGATCAGATCGCCCTGTTTCTCCACGAGATGGAGCAGGATGATGCCTTGCGGGTACGGCTGCTGGTTACCCGTACCGATTCTGACGCGACGCAGGAGCCGGAGCGTTGCTATTACTCCAAGACCCTGTATTACGATGAAGATTACGTGGCTACCCGGCTGCGCAAACTGACCCGGTCCTTGGAACATGATCCGGCCCGGATCGCCTCCTGGCTGGCACGCTACGCAGAACAGACTGGGGTACTGCTTTCGGACGAACAGGCAGCAGCGGTTCGCTCTATTGCGGGCTGCCAATGCGCCATCCTTACCGGCGGGCCGGGCTGCGGCAAGACCACCACCACCAAGGTTCTGGTGGCCCTGCTCCAGGCTATGGGCCGGTCGGTTTTGCTGGCGGCACCCACTGGTCGGGCTGCCCAACGCATGGGCGAAGTCATTGGTATGGAGGCCAAGACCATCCATCGTCTCTTGGAATTTCAGGGAAACGGCTTTAAGCGCAACGAAGAAAATCCCCTCCAGACAGATGTGCTGATCCTGGATGAGTGCTCTATGCTGGATATCAGCCTGAGCGCCTCTCTACTCCGGGCGGTTTCCGACGAGACCGCTATCCTCTTTATTGGCGATGCGGATCAGCTACCTTCGGTCGGAGCTGGAAATGTCCTGCGGGATATGATCGCTTCCACGGTGATTCCTACTCATACCCTGAAGACCATCTTCCGTCAGGCCGAGCAATCGCAGATCATTACCTTTGCCCACCAGATCAATCGAGGCGAGGCACCGAAGATTGATTCGCCGTTTAAGAAGCCGGAATTGTGGAACGGGGCAGATTGTTTTTTCATTGATTCGGACGAAGCCACCAAGGCCCAGTTGAGCTTTATTGCCCGAACCAAACAGCATCTCCAGACCGTTGAAGAACGGGAAAAGGCCAGTGCGGATCCCTTTGCTTTTGACGAGGAATCCCTGGCCACCTCTTACCAGGGCTTTGAGTTGCCTGAGCAGTTCCAGCATGTGAACTTGCAGGCCCTGTCAACAGCAGAAGGCCCGGCCGGAGAACTGGCTGTGGTGGCGAAAAAGGTTCATCCCTGGTCCTCACTCTACTACGGCATGACGGCGGTGGATGTGGTACAGCGGCTCTACACGGAGTGGATTCCCAAATACTGTGGCCCACACTGCGAGATTCAGGTCTTATCCCCCATGATCCGGGGCAGCCTGGGCACGGCCTCGCTCAATAAAACCCTTCAACAGGCGGTCAATCCGGGACAGCAGGGCAAGGCTGAGATCATGGTCGGGGAGAAGATCTTTCGGGTGGGTGATCGGGTGATCCACCGACGGAACAACTATGATCTTGGTGTGTTCAACGGGGATATCGGCAGGATCACCGGAGTGAATAACGAGGCCATGACCCTGCAGGTCTGCTTTTTTCCAGATCAGCGGGAGGTGGAATACCAGCGCGAGCAGATCACCGAGCTGGAACTGGCCTATGCCATCACTATTCATAAATCCCAGGGCTCGGAATTTGAGGTCGTGATCCTGCCCGTCCTGACCCAGCATTTTCGGATGCTCTTTCGTAATTTGGTCTACACCGGGCTGACCAGAGCGCGGAAACTGGCTGTCTTTGTCGGCACCCGCAAGGCCCTGGCTATGGCTGTCAATAATCAGGATACAGGGTTAAGGCAGACAGCTCTGCAGGAGTTGCTGAGGTAA